The sequence below is a genomic window from Desulfobacterales bacterium.
TCTGAAAGATTAAGCCCTGAAAATATTGTTGACTTTTTAAACCGCTATTTTAGTGTCATGGCTGATGCAATATTCAATTATAATGGGATTTTAGATAAATATATTGGGGACAGCATAATGGCTGTTTTTGGCATTCCTTATCCAAAAAATTCAGATGCAAAAAGAGCGGTTGAATGCGCTCTTAAAATGCTGGATATTTTAGCTGATTTTAATAAAGGCTTATTGACTCAAAAACAAATGCCCATTGAGATAGGTATTGGAATTTGTACTGATGATGTCATATCTGGTAATATAGGCAGTGAAAAAAGGATGGATTTTACAGTCATAGGAGATGGTGTAAATGTCGCGTCAAGGCTGCAAAATCTTAATAAACAATACGGAACAAAAATACTCATAACCGAATCAACTATGCTGGAAGTTGCTGATTCATTCGCAATAAGAGAAATTGATAATGTTCTGATGAAAGGTAAAACGCATCCTATTAAGATATTTGAAGTATTAGGTTATAAGGGATACGCCCTCAGTGAATCACAAGAGTTCTTTTGTATTGGATTAAGTTATTATCGTAATCAACTATTTTCGGACGCTGAAGCCTATTTTGAAAAAGGGATAAAGGAAGATAATATCTGTAAAGTTTTCTTTGAAAGATGCCGTAATCTTAAGCAACATCCGGTTAAGCCCGACTGGAACGGTGTTTGGGTATCAGAATAAGATATTCCAGCTTTTTTATTCACTCTGAGTTATCTTTTTCTTTTATTTTGTCTGCGCGGCACATATGACATCTATCATCTCCGCACATTTGGCAGTAAAAGCAGTCTTTACAATTATGTTTTTTTTGATGGCATTCTTGTTTTTCAGGAACATATATCTTTCCGACAACCCCTTCCATTCTGATAAAAGGCATAAATAAAATATATCCTCATTAAAATTTAACACAAAGCTACAACAGCCTTGTCAAGACATATAAAATCAATGTAATCGCCCTTTAAAATAGTCTCTACTCCTTCTGGAATAATAAAAAGCCCTTGAGCTTTTGCCATTGAAGCAAGCCTGCTTCTAAGCTTTATAGGGCTTAAAATAAAATCTCGTCCATCTTTTTTTACCATGCAATGCTTAAATTGCGTCCAATCAATCTGGCCTTTTACTTCAGTATCGAGTATGCCTTTTAAATGGATATACGGAGAACGATCATATCCTGCCATTTTAAAAACGCATGGAAATGCTATCATAAGAAATGCCATTTCATTTGAAGGAGGACCACCAGGCAAACAAAAAATAGGTTTATCATTGAGAATACCCATCCCTACAGCCTTTCCTGGCCCCATTCGCGCTCTGTGAAAAAAAAGATTCCACCCCAAAAAATCCAGAACGTTCACGACTAAGTCTCTATCTCCTTTCCAAGCTCCCCCTGAAGTGATAATCACATCATACTCTTTAATCATCGTTTTTATTGATTCTTCAATATCAGTAAAAGTATCTTTACATAATTTAAGACTTGCTTCAAATCCAATAGATTCAAACCAAGCCTGTTGCAAGGCTATATTACTGGCAAAAAGTTTACCTTTAGGAAGATCACTTCCAGGTAAAAGGACTTCGTCACCTGTAGCAAGTAAACATACTTTT
It includes:
- a CDS encoding molybdopterin molybdotransferase MoeA, which encodes MKKYDISYNEAFYLADRNITQIGSEIIPITLAVGRVAAEDIKARVDSPSIDASMKDGFAVISDDVVGASESSSVCLEIVGSVAAGGEIDDVLEKGKTIRVLTGAPLPKGADAVLSDEFAKQDGSIIKAVADAEKGRNILFRGEDVRVGELLAKKGDELNPSIISLLVAGGLFQISVFKKPKVCLLATGDEVLLPGSDLPKGKLFASNIALQQAWFESIGFEASLKLCKDTFTDIEESIKTMIKEYDVIITSGGAWKGDRDLVVNVLDFLGWNLFFHRARMGPGKAVGMGILNDKPIFCLPGGPPSNEMAFLMIAFPCVFKMAGYDRSPYIHLKGILDTEVKGQIDWTQFKHCMVKKDGRDFILSPIKLRSRLASMAKAQGLFIIPEGVETILKGDYIDFICLDKAVVALC